The proteins below come from a single Macrobrachium nipponense isolate FS-2020 chromosome 17, ASM1510439v2, whole genome shotgun sequence genomic window:
- the LOC135195899 gene encoding calponin homology domain-containing protein DDB_G0272472-like: MRLFSSYFLETEVLLQALSKTIPSEERVTKHTVTMAFVNYCLSVFVSLLKIVRLSFIAFIATECLNSLGSPACSELDGGSVSLSYDVDSNLRTFDACSDLDGGSESSSCHLDSKLTTFNACFELDGGSKSSSCGLDSNLLTFSACSELDCGSESSPCDLESNLMTFNASSELDGGSESSSCDLDPNLMTFNASSELDGGIESSSIDMEFDLQIKDDDDEDDDQDEVTEDEEKRKALDQPRLDNPEGLCHLFRNKLKEIDIKNQDLLQIIKEKNRKEAELNETIRQLNEELINEKTASANHLLDLHKEAELLKVKEVLAKERDSFERQLQKQMEDQKEAMERLAEEKEDVLKIREQQILEKELVIKNLVKQNEILKKNMDMMKEDLEQTRLQVILKEAELLKIEEVLAKERHLFKEAMKKLTDEKQEKENLLQIREQHISEKERVIKDLKMENEILQENIDTMQEDLEKIREQQISKDWNIEDLEDKNENLKKNMVKIQRDLERMKAEKEQRERHIKDHEVLAEEMNNAVKNLQEELKEMKQQKIWMENDKERLENKNREMETLNEELHQLRLDKSRMEHQLVEARDILGKVRKQSAEKTEKMVALEREIEDQKRLKKVASIRDNEEHLKRLEKMTALEKENESLWKGLEKMEKNHKNLLVEAQAQTELKEEEARRLALELEGQNRAIGNLQSENKKLRELVKEKRGVIDSLKREKEAPTAKMAADFERMRNECAEKEEQIKDQEMLLRTLKAEKDQMSKDLEEMKRICSEMKEQREDKEQMTFIGKGLFAYMNDLNDAAFSVFSEALANGSFTNEESALLHILRAKALAACGQPSDDLAIIADCCMAIKKGLSGWEVHQLCGEHLLKQELFGAAVEDLKIADRLKRSAETLRALNEAKEKQMKWETQSHHSALGLHQTATKPQILKAYKDLSMKYHPDRHRDKPEVLQKAFEEKFKRITNAKTILMENQQQWQHEAKFPQNGYRRNNGKQWNDQRGYRKKDEQWYEESYY; the protein is encoded by the coding sequence ATGCGGCTCTTCAGCAGCTACTTCTTGGAGACCGAAGTCCTCCTTCAGGCGTTATCTAAAACTATCCCTAGTGAAGAGCGAGTCACAAAGCATACTGTAACAATGGCTTTCGTCaattattgtttatcagtgtttgtTTCACTCCTGAAAATCGTGCGATTATCATTTATAGCTTTTATTGCCACTGAGTGTTTGAACTCACTTGGATCACCTGCCTGCTCTGAACTTGATGGCGGCAGCGTGAGTTTGTCTTATGATGTGGATTCCAATCTGAGGACTTTCGATGCCTGCTCTGACCTTGATGGTGGCAGCGAGAGTTCATCTTGTCATCTGGATTCTAAACTGACGACTTTCAATGCCTGCTTTGAACTTGATGGCGGCAGCAAAAGTTCATCTTGTGGTCTGGATTCCAATTTGTTGACTTTCAGTGCCTGCTCTGAACTTGATTGCGGCAGCGAGAGTTCACCTTGTGACTTGGAATCTAATCTGATGACTTTCAATGCCAGCTCTGAACTTGATGGCGGCAGCGAGAGTTCGTCTTGTGATTTAGATCCTAATCTGATGACTTTCAATGCCAGCTCTGAACTTGATGGCGGCATCGAGAGTTCCTCTATTGATATGGAATTTGATCTGCAGATAAAAGACgatgacgacgaagacgacgaccaGGACGAAGTTACTGAGGATGAAGAGAAGCGCAAAGCACTTGATCAACCTCGTTTGGACAACCCAGAAGGACTCTGCCATCTATTTAGAAATAAACTAAAGGAAATCGACATAAAAAACCAGGACCTCCTCCAGATAATCAAGGAGAAGAATAGGAAGGAGGCAGAGCTTAATGAAACCATCAGGCAGCTCAACGAGGAACTGATCAACGAGAAGACCGCTAGCGCCAACCACCTCCTTGACCTTCACAAGGAGGCTGAACTTCTTAAGGTCAAAGAAGTTCTGGCAAAGGAAAGAGACTCGTTCGAACGACAACTACAGAAGCAAATGGAAGATCAAAAGGAAGCCATGGAAAGACTCGCAGAAGAAAAGGAGGATGTGTTGAAAATCCGAGAGCAGCAGATCTTGGAGAAGGAACTTGTAATCAAGAATTTGGTAAAACAGAATGAGATTCTTAAGAAAAACATGGATATGATGAAGGAAGACCTTGAACAAACCCGACTGCAGGTAATCTTGAAGGAAGCTGAACTTCTTAAGATCGAAGAAGTTCTGGCGAAGGAGAGACACTTGTTCAAGGAGGCGATGAAAAAACTCACAGACGAAAAGCAAGAGAAGGAGAATCTTTTGCAAATACGAGAGCAGCACATCTCGGAGAAGGAACGAGTGATTAAGGATTTGAAAATGGAAAACGAGATTCTTCAGGAAAACATCGATACAATGCAGGAAGACCTTGAAAAAATCAGAGAACAGCAAATCTCGAAGGACTGGAATATAGAAGATTTGGAGGATAAGAACGAGAATCTTAAGAAGAACATGGTAAAGATACAGCGAGACCTCGAACGGATGAAAGCAGAGAAGGAGCAGAGAGAACGACATATAAAAGATCATGAGGTACTCGCAGAGGAAATGAACAATGCAGTAAAAAACCTGCAGGAggagttaaaggaaatgaaacaaCAGAAGATATGGatggaaaatgataaagaaaggttggaaaacaaaaacagagagatGGAAACCTTGAACGAAGAGCTTCATCAACTCAGGCTGGACAAGAGCCGAATGGAACACCAGCTGGTCGAAGCGAGGGATATCCTTGGCAAAGTGAGAAAGCAAAGCgctgaaaaaacagaaaagatgGTGGCTCTTGAAAGAGAGATTGAAGACCAGAAGAGACTGAAAAAGGTTGCTTCCATAAGAGACAATGAAGAACATCTGAAAAGGCTTGAAAAGATGACTGCCCTagaaaaagagaatgaaagtCTTTGGAAAGGACtggaaaaaatggagaaaaatcataaaaacctGCTTGTTGAAGCCCAAGCTCAAACTGAgctcaaagaagaagaagcaaggagACTCGCATTAGAACTTGAGGGACAAAATCGAGCAATAGGAAATCTCCAGTCTGAAAACAAGAAGTTGAGAGAGTTAGTGAAAGAAAAGCGAGGAGTAATAGACTCCTTGAAGAGGGAAAAGGAAGCGCCAACAGCCAAGATGGCGGCTGATTTTGAGAGGATGAGGAATGAGTGTGCCGAGAAGGAGGAGCAAATTAAAGACCAGGAAATGCTTTTGCGAACTCTCAAGGCCGAGAAGGACCAAATGAGTAAAGATCtggaggaaatgaaaaggatCTGCAGCGAAATGAAGGAACAAAGAGAAGACAAAGAGCAAATGACATTCATAGGCAAAGGACTTTTCGCCTACATGAATGATCTGAATGATGCCGCCTTCAGTGTCTTCTCAGAAGCCTTGGCCAATGGTTCCTTCACCAACGAAGAATCGGCTCTGCTGCACATCCTTCGGGCTAAGGCTCTGGCGGCTTGTGGTCAGCCTTCAGATGACTTGGCCATCATAGCTGACTGTTGCATGGCCATCAAGAAGGGTCTCAGTGGATGGGAAGTGCACCAACTTTGCGGGGAGCACCTATTAAAACAAGAGCTCTTTGGTGCTGCCGTAGAAGACCTCAAAATTGCGGACAGGCTCAAGAGATCTGCAGAGACTCTACGAGCACTGAATGAGGCAAAGGAAAAGCAAATGAAATGGGAGACCCAATCCCACCACAGTGCTTTGGGTCTTCATCAAACTGCCACTAAGCCCCAAATTTTAAAAGCTTACAAAGACCTGTCAATGAAGTACCATCCAGATAGGCATAGAGATAAACCCGAAGTTTTACAAAAGGCCTTTGAAGAGAAATTCAAGCGCATTACTAATGCAAAGACCATTCTGATGGAAAATCAGCAACAATGGCAGCACGAGGCAAAGTTCCCACAAAATGGCTACAGACGGAATAATGGTAAACAGTGGAATGATCAACGTGGCTACAGAAAGAAGGATGAGCAGTGGTATGAAGAATCATATTATTGA